The proteins below are encoded in one region of Arenibacter algicola:
- a CDS encoding Lrp/AsnC family transcriptional regulator yields the protein MKDRIDEMDFKILSLLADNAQMPYTEVAKKAGISPGTVHARTKKMINLGLIKGATLNLDYSKIGWKMTIFLGVYLRESFMYKQVIEALQKVPEVVKIHHSTGKYDIFLKMHARDSMHYRDVYQDTILTIDGIKGVESFMSVEENMSRHISFE from the coding sequence ATGAAAGATAGAATAGATGAAATGGATTTCAAAATTTTAAGTTTGCTGGCAGACAATGCACAGATGCCCTATACCGAAGTAGCTAAAAAGGCGGGTATTTCCCCAGGCACTGTACATGCCCGGACAAAGAAAATGATAAATTTGGGGCTGATAAAGGGGGCAACCCTAAATCTGGACTACAGCAAGATTGGATGGAAAATGACCATTTTTCTAGGAGTTTATCTACGTGAAAGTTTTATGTACAAACAAGTTATCGAGGCCCTGCAAAAGGTGCCGGAAGTGGTCAAAATTCACCACAGTACTGGCAAGTACGATATTTTTCTTAAAATGCACGCCAGGGATAGTATGCATTACCGTGATGTATACCAAGATACTATTTTAACCATAGACGGGATAAAAGGGGTAGAGTCTTTTATGTCCGTGGAAGAAAACATGAGCCGACATATTTCTTTTGAGTGA
- a CDS encoding NAD(P)(+) transhydrogenase (Re/Si-specific) subunit beta, with amino-acid sequence MGVLLNIIYLIATVTFIVGLKMLGHPETAKKGNLIAAAGMGLAILGTVFVHELEVPPLIYILVGIAILIGSIIGWLIAIKVEMTKMPELVSLFNGFGGASAALIGLVEYGKNVTNATQSMTIVSGIIIGAITFSGSLIAWGKLNGSLKSVVRIPYYNIVNNITIIGIIIFAAFMVASSVDSQLLLYTLLAAGLIYGILFVLPIGGADMPVVISLLNSLTGIAAAITGILYNNMVMLVGGILVGSAGIILTVAMCKAMNRTLGSVIFGAFGGAAATAGENKALGSIKSTTASDAAIMMNYANNVVIVPGYGLAVAQAQHVIHELEGILIKRGVNVKYAIHPVAGRMPGHMNVLLAESNVEYNMLVEMEDINPQFSNTDIVLVVGANDVVNPAAHNNPASPIYGMPILDVENAKHIIVNKRSMNAGYAGIENELFYNTKTSMLFGDAKAALTDLVAEMKNI; translated from the coding sequence ATGGGAGTTTTATTGAATATTATATATCTGATTGCAACCGTAACATTTATAGTTGGCCTAAAAATGTTGGGCCACCCGGAAACGGCAAAAAAAGGCAATCTAATAGCGGCGGCCGGTATGGGATTGGCCATTTTGGGAACTGTTTTTGTTCATGAATTGGAGGTTCCCCCCCTGATATATATCCTAGTGGGAATAGCAATTCTTATAGGGTCTATCATAGGCTGGTTGATCGCCATAAAGGTAGAAATGACGAAGATGCCGGAATTGGTCTCTTTATTCAATGGTTTTGGGGGTGCAAGCGCAGCACTTATTGGCCTAGTGGAATACGGTAAAAATGTAACCAATGCTACCCAGTCCATGACTATAGTTTCAGGTATAATAATCGGGGCCATTACTTTTTCTGGTAGTTTAATTGCCTGGGGCAAATTGAACGGCTCCTTAAAAAGCGTGGTAAGGATACCCTATTACAACATTGTAAACAACATTACTATTATTGGAATTATCATTTTTGCGGCATTTATGGTCGCTTCCAGCGTAGATAGTCAACTGCTTTTGTATACACTATTGGCTGCCGGCCTTATCTATGGAATTCTATTTGTGCTTCCTATTGGAGGCGCTGATATGCCCGTGGTAATCTCATTATTGAATTCCCTGACAGGTATTGCCGCGGCCATAACAGGTATTTTATATAATAATATGGTAATGCTCGTGGGGGGTATATTGGTAGGTTCTGCCGGTATTATCCTAACTGTGGCAATGTGCAAGGCCATGAATAGGACCTTGGGATCCGTAATTTTTGGTGCTTTTGGGGGAGCAGCTGCAACAGCAGGTGAGAATAAGGCCTTAGGGTCCATAAAAAGCACCACGGCCAGCGATGCTGCCATTATGATGAATTACGCAAACAATGTGGTCATAGTTCCGGGCTATGGCTTGGCAGTTGCACAGGCTCAACATGTAATTCATGAATTGGAAGGAATATTGATAAAAAGAGGGGTAAATGTAAAATATGCAATCCATCCTGTAGCCGGCCGCATGCCGGGACATATGAATGTGTTATTGGCCGAATCCAATGTAGAATACAATATGTTGGTTGAAATGGAAGATATTAACCCCCAATTTAGCAATACCGATATAGTATTGGTTGTTGGGGCGAATGACGTTGTTAATCCGGCAGCACACAACAATCCGGCAAGTCCTATTTACGGTATGCCAATTTTGGATGTGGAAAATGCCAAACATATCATCGTAAACAAACGGAGTATGAACGCTGGTTATGCAGGGATAGAGAACGAATTGTTCTATAATACCAAAACCTCCATGCTTTTCGGTGACGCCAAGGCGGCTTTGACAGATTTGGTGGCGGAAATGAAAAATATCTAA
- a CDS encoding NAD(P) transhydrogenase subunit alpha has product MNEFWEFIENNLQITYILILAIFVGIEVIKSIPAVLHTPLMSGANALSGVVIVGAILVMLHADPTDYVALSLGFIAVVLGVLNVVGGFAVTDRMLQMFKRKK; this is encoded by the coding sequence ATGAACGAATTTTGGGAATTTATAGAGAATAACCTACAGATTACATATATCCTTATCCTTGCCATATTTGTTGGGATAGAGGTAATAAAGAGCATTCCTGCTGTTTTGCATACACCTTTAATGTCGGGCGCAAATGCCTTGAGCGGCGTTGTAATTGTCGGCGCAATTTTAGTGATGTTGCATGCAGACCCAACCGATTATGTAGCCCTTTCATTGGGATTCATTGCTGTTGTCCTGGGTGTCTTAAATGTGGTAGGTGGCTTTGCGGTTACCGATAGAATGTTACAAATGTTTAAAAGAAAAAAATAA
- a CDS encoding Re/Si-specific NAD(P)(+) transhydrogenase subunit alpha — MKIGILKETLDGERRVAITPNIAKQLIASGFELLAEEGAGEYSSFKDSDYKNVGVAVEKRAVIFHEAEVLLKINPFDEEDLKLVDKGQILISKLYHKSNPELIKAIANKGVSAFSMDAIPRISRAQDMDVLSSQNNLTGYKAVILGAFEMTKIFPLMMTSAGTIAPARVLIYGIGVAGLQAIATAKRLGAIVEATDIRSETKEQAESLGAKFISVDNEGEETEGGYAKEASADYQKRQKEAVNKSLFKADLVITTANIPGRKAPILITEEQVMHMKNGAVIIDLAAAQGGNCEVSEINKTIVKNGVKVIGTSIDPRSVSTNASDLYAKNIYNYIIHLTDGTNFKWDLGEEITDETLIVQNGTIRKN; from the coding sequence ATGAAAATAGGTATTTTAAAAGAAACCTTGGATGGAGAAAGACGCGTTGCCATTACACCTAACATTGCAAAACAATTAATTGCATCAGGATTTGAACTCCTTGCGGAGGAAGGTGCAGGAGAGTACTCGTCCTTTAAAGATTCTGATTATAAAAATGTTGGGGTGGCTGTTGAAAAAAGAGCAGTCATTTTCCATGAAGCCGAGGTACTCCTAAAAATCAATCCCTTTGATGAAGAAGATTTAAAGTTGGTCGATAAAGGGCAGATTTTGATCAGTAAATTGTACCACAAATCCAATCCAGAACTAATCAAGGCTATTGCCAATAAGGGGGTTAGCGCATTTTCCATGGATGCCATCCCAAGAATTTCCAGAGCCCAGGATATGGATGTATTAAGTTCCCAAAACAATCTGACGGGCTATAAAGCGGTGATTTTGGGAGCCTTTGAAATGACCAAAATCTTTCCTTTGATGATGACATCGGCAGGAACCATTGCTCCCGCCAGGGTATTGATCTATGGTATTGGGGTTGCAGGCCTACAAGCCATAGCGACTGCCAAAAGATTGGGAGCTATAGTAGAAGCCACGGATATAAGATCTGAAACCAAGGAGCAAGCGGAATCCTTGGGGGCCAAATTTATCTCGGTAGACAACGAGGGAGAGGAAACAGAAGGGGGCTACGCCAAGGAAGCCTCGGCAGATTACCAAAAAAGACAAAAAGAGGCAGTAAACAAATCATTGTTCAAGGCGGACTTGGTTATTACAACTGCCAATATCCCTGGTAGAAAAGCACCGATTTTAATTACGGAAGAACAGGTAATGCACATGAAAAATGGTGCAGTAATCATAGATTTGGCCGCTGCCCAAGGGGGAAATTGTGAAGTAAGTGAGATAAATAAGACCATAGTAAAAAATGGAGTAAAGGTCATTGGCACCAGTATTGACCCAAGAAGCGTTTCCACAAATGCTAGTGATCTATATGCGAAAAACATCTACAACTATATTATACACTTAACCGACGGGACCAATTTTAAATGGGATCTGGGGGAAGAAATTACGGATGAGACCTTGATCGTCCAAAATGGAACTATTAGAAAAAATTAA
- a CDS encoding monovalent cation:proton antiporter-2 (CPA2) family protein, whose protein sequence is MSGSILFAAIVFLTGAIICVPIAKKFGLSSVLGYLLAGILIGPYLLGFVGDEGQDILHFAEFGVVMMLFLIGLEIEPKSFWQMRKTIIGMGGAQVLGTMIVSFLLFTTIGFDWKVSLIISMAVSLSSTAITLQTIKENGLMNTTYGASSFSILLFQDIIVILMLAVIPLLTDSEKAAIADDHSDHIYLLENLPLGFQALAIFLSVVTVVLAGRYFFVPMLRLVAKTRLRELLSASALLIVIALAYLMELVGLSPALGAFLGGVVLATSEFKHELESNLEPFKGLLLGLFFMAVGASINFIVIGDNPLMISGLVVAVIVLKALILFLVAAIFKLKADQRLLLTIGLAQIGEFAFVLLSFAYQLNILDRVELDMMLVVTALTMTLTPILGIINERLILPRVGTKKAETRQVDHIAKTHKVILVGFGHFGSTVGRFLRSYGIEATILDNDSNRVDLLRKMGFEVYYGDATRMDLLESAGIAEAKILISAIDNSDNVIHLTKMVKEKYPNVKLMLRAKNRYDAYDLLNMGVEDVYRESLETSVKMAGDALNHLGFRKYTIYRQAQKFIQYDEEGLRRMTDRPKTKEEYIFKAKEEIKQQEKQLEEDLKRGIIEFDNHWDSEQMRAAHKSPER, encoded by the coding sequence ATGAGCGGTAGTATACTTTTTGCAGCAATTGTATTTCTGACCGGCGCAATTATTTGTGTCCCCATAGCCAAAAAGTTCGGATTAAGTTCTGTACTGGGCTACCTCTTGGCAGGAATACTAATAGGGCCTTATCTTTTAGGCTTTGTTGGTGATGAAGGTCAGGACATACTTCACTTTGCCGAATTTGGTGTGGTCATGATGCTTTTTCTAATAGGCCTTGAGATAGAACCAAAAAGCTTTTGGCAAATGAGGAAAACCATAATTGGTATGGGTGGGGCCCAGGTTTTGGGTACCATGATTGTTTCCTTCTTGTTATTTACCACGATCGGCTTTGATTGGAAAGTTTCGTTGATCATATCCATGGCAGTATCCCTCTCCTCCACTGCCATAACCTTACAGACCATTAAGGAAAATGGATTGATGAATACCACCTACGGTGCTTCATCGTTTTCCATACTTCTTTTTCAGGATATTATAGTTATTTTGATGTTGGCGGTTATCCCCTTGCTTACGGACTCGGAAAAAGCTGCCATTGCCGACGACCATTCGGATCATATCTATCTGCTCGAAAATTTACCCCTGGGGTTTCAGGCCTTGGCCATTTTTCTATCGGTAGTGACAGTGGTTCTTGCCGGTAGATATTTCTTTGTTCCCATGTTGCGGCTGGTGGCCAAAACAAGACTTAGGGAGCTCCTATCTGCCTCAGCATTGCTAATCGTTATTGCCCTGGCCTATCTCATGGAATTGGTTGGACTAAGTCCGGCCTTAGGAGCTTTTCTTGGAGGGGTGGTATTGGCTACCAGTGAATTTAAGCATGAACTGGAAAGTAATTTGGAACCCTTTAAAGGCCTTTTGTTGGGCTTGTTCTTTATGGCTGTCGGTGCCTCCATTAATTTTATTGTTATTGGGGACAACCCCTTAATGATTAGTGGGCTGGTAGTCGCCGTAATTGTTTTAAAGGCCCTAATACTGTTCTTGGTCGCAGCCATTTTTAAGCTCAAGGCCGACCAAAGACTGCTCCTGACTATTGGGCTGGCCCAAATTGGGGAGTTTGCCTTTGTTCTACTTTCTTTTGCCTATCAATTAAATATTCTGGATAGGGTAGAGTTGGATATGATGTTGGTTGTAACGGCACTTACCATGACCCTTACACCCATACTTGGAATAATAAATGAACGATTGATCCTACCGAGGGTTGGAACCAAAAAAGCAGAAACAAGACAGGTAGATCATATAGCTAAGACCCACAAAGTTATTTTGGTAGGTTTTGGCCATTTTGGAAGTACCGTAGGAAGGTTCCTCAGATCATATGGCATTGAAGCCACCATATTGGATAACGATTCCAACCGGGTAGATCTTCTTAGGAAAATGGGTTTTGAAGTATATTACGGGGATGCCACGCGCATGGATCTTTTGGAATCGGCCGGTATAGCAGAGGCCAAGATTCTAATATCCGCTATAGACAATAGCGATAACGTAATTCATCTTACCAAAATGGTCAAAGAGAAATATCCAAACGTTAAACTAATGTTACGTGCAAAAAATAGATATGATGCGTATGATTTATTAAACATGGGTGTTGAAGATGTGTACAGGGAATCTTTGGAAACCTCCGTTAAGATGGCTGGTGATGCTTTGAACCATTTGGGATTTAGAAAATACACCATTTACAGACAGGCCCAAAAATTTATTCAATATGATGAGGAAGGCCTGAGACGAATGACCGATAGACCCAAAACCAAGGAGGAATATATATTTAAGGCCAAAGAAGAGATCAAACAGCAGGAAAAACAATTGGAAGAAGATCTTAAAAGAGGAATTATTGAATTTGACAATCATTGGGATAGTGAACAGATGAGAGCGGCCCATAAAAGTCCTGAACGGTAA
- the kefF gene encoding glutathione-regulated potassium-efflux system oxidoreductase KefF, translating into MNRILILFAHPKFEQSRANKALVKMIENKEGVTFHDLYERYPDFNIDITSEKKLLAEHDVIVWHHPFYWYSCPPLMKQWMDVVLEFEWAYGSNGTALQSKKCLNVITTGGTRAVYCSEGSNNYSVNEFLRPFEQTARLCGMEYLPPFTVMGTHNISDKDLEEYTLKYEQLICELRQSLPFDKIRNCEFLNDTPQLKKVTSK; encoded by the coding sequence ATGAATCGAATATTAATTTTGTTTGCACATCCTAAATTTGAACAATCCAGAGCAAACAAAGCCCTGGTCAAAATGATAGAAAACAAGGAAGGCGTTACTTTTCATGACCTATATGAGCGCTATCCTGATTTTAACATAGATATCACCAGTGAAAAAAAACTTTTGGCCGAACATGATGTTATTGTTTGGCACCATCCTTTTTATTGGTACAGTTGCCCGCCTTTAATGAAACAATGGATGGATGTTGTTCTGGAATTCGAATGGGCCTATGGCTCAAATGGCACGGCACTACAATCCAAAAAATGTTTAAATGTCATTACCACTGGGGGAACCAGGGCCGTTTACTGTTCGGAGGGAAGCAATAATTATTCTGTAAATGAATTTTTAAGACCTTTTGAGCAGACCGCCAGACTCTGTGGCATGGAATATCTTCCGCCATTTACGGTTATGGGAACCCATAACATCTCGGATAAGGACCTGGAAGAATACACCTTGAAATACGAACAATTAATATGTGAATTACGGCAAAGCTTGCCTTTTGACAAGATCAGAAACTGTGAATTCTTAAATGACACTCCCCAACTAAAAAAGGTAACATCCAAATGA
- a CDS encoding mechanosensitive ion channel family protein: MNNGLRRLIYDYLIQSGLEANMASYLNALILFIGIILVALLMDYILWKLFRFLSVRFARQSKTNFDDFLVFNKVPRYVAHIIPLWLLYRYLPLAFLDFENVEGIILKLIEILAVILVLVLIRSLLRSIKDYLKTLPHMKDKPLDSYIQVFMIFAWIGGILTFFAVLTDITIWKFFTTLGAASAVILLIFKDTILGLVASIQVSINDMVRIGDWITFEKFGADGNVTEISLATVKVQNFDKTITTIPTYSLISDSFKNWRGMQASGGRRIKRALLIKQKSIKFLTAENIETLKGIQIIAKYIETRNSTIDTYNKEHGIDKQLAINGRNLTNIGVFRKYVETYLKNHSAINQKMTLMTRQLPPTSQGIPLEIYAFSSDKRWENYEYIMADIFDHLLAALPYFELEVFELPTTFNNGLEEIEIEE; encoded by the coding sequence ATGAACAACGGTTTAAGACGATTAATTTACGATTACCTGATCCAATCTGGTCTGGAAGCCAATATGGCCTCCTACCTAAATGCATTAATTCTTTTTATAGGAATAATTTTAGTGGCCCTATTAATGGATTATATCCTTTGGAAACTATTCCGTTTCCTATCGGTCAGGTTCGCTAGACAATCCAAGACCAATTTTGACGATTTTTTAGTATTCAATAAGGTTCCCAGATATGTGGCACACATTATACCCCTATGGTTGTTGTACCGCTATCTTCCTTTGGCCTTTCTTGATTTTGAAAATGTAGAGGGCATTATATTGAAGTTAATCGAAATACTTGCCGTAATCCTGGTTTTAGTGCTGATTAGAAGCTTACTCAGAAGCATTAAGGATTATCTAAAGACCTTGCCCCATATGAAGGACAAGCCTTTGGATAGCTATATTCAAGTATTTATGATATTCGCTTGGATTGGAGGGATACTTACTTTTTTTGCCGTATTGACCGACATTACCATTTGGAAATTCTTTACCACCTTGGGTGCGGCCTCTGCGGTAATCCTTTTGATATTCAAAGATACCATTTTGGGTCTTGTAGCAAGTATACAGGTAAGTATCAACGACATGGTCCGCATTGGGGATTGGATAACCTTTGAAAAATTTGGGGCCGATGGCAATGTTACCGAAATTTCACTTGCCACGGTAAAAGTCCAGAATTTTGACAAGACCATTACTACAATTCCTACCTATTCACTTATTTCGGATTCGTTCAAAAACTGGAGGGGAATGCAGGCTTCGGGAGGCCGTAGGATTAAACGCGCCCTGCTTATAAAACAGAAAAGCATCAAATTCCTTACTGCAGAAAATATTGAAACCTTAAAAGGTATACAGATAATTGCCAAATATATAGAAACTAGAAATAGCACTATAGACACGTACAACAAAGAGCATGGTATTGACAAACAATTGGCCATAAACGGAAGGAACTTGACCAATATTGGGGTTTTTAGAAAATATGTGGAGACTTACCTAAAGAACCATTCCGCTATAAACCAGAAAATGACCCTAATGACCAGACAATTGCCCCCTACTTCCCAAGGAATACCTTTGGAAATTTATGCCTTTAGCAGTGATAAGCGTTGGGAAAACTACGAGTATATTATGGCCGATATTTTTGACCATTTGTTGGCGGCGCTACCCTATTTTGAGTTGGAAGTATTTGAACTGCCAACCACTTTTAATAATGGTTTGGAGGAGATAGAAATTGAAGAGTAA
- a CDS encoding sugar phosphate isomerase/epimerase family protein, translating to MNRRNFIGKTAVLSASALMPLSSFSILGQPKYKMGYQLFSVRTDIAENPLATIKALKEMGYEDFEFYGFDADKGLIYGYTPSELKTILDDLQLSITSGHYSFSPYLEKSNEALKYYVDQCILAAKAIDSKYITWPYIAPEQRTLDNFKLMSHKLNLIGEQVNEAGLGFAYHNHGYEFEDYGGQSGFDIILNETDASLVKLQMDMYWVMHSSTLTPKELIEKQPGRYVMWHIKDMDKISRDYSELGNGSIDYKSILPDPKKSGLEFYYLEQGGNFKTNPMQSAADSAEYFKKHLRQYL from the coding sequence ATGAACAGGAGAAATTTTATAGGTAAAACAGCAGTCCTAAGCGCATCGGCTTTAATGCCCTTAAGTTCATTTTCCATATTGGGGCAACCAAAATACAAGATGGGTTATCAGTTGTTTTCTGTACGTACCGATATAGCCGAAAATCCCCTTGCCACTATTAAGGCCTTAAAGGAAATGGGCTATGAGGACTTCGAATTCTATGGATTTGATGCTGACAAGGGCCTTATTTATGGCTATACCCCTTCTGAATTGAAGACTATTTTGGATGACCTGCAATTATCCATTACAAGCGGACATTACAGCTTTTCCCCTTACTTGGAAAAGTCCAATGAGGCGTTAAAATATTATGTAGATCAGTGTATTCTGGCAGCCAAGGCTATTGATAGCAAATATATCACTTGGCCCTATATTGCTCCGGAACAGCGGACTTTGGATAACTTCAAATTAATGTCCCACAAACTCAACCTTATCGGGGAACAAGTCAATGAGGCTGGACTAGGATTTGCCTATCACAATCACGGCTATGAATTTGAAGATTACGGAGGCCAAAGCGGATTTGACATCATATTAAACGAAACGGATGCTTCTTTGGTAAAACTCCAGATGGATATGTACTGGGTAATGCATTCCTCCACACTAACTCCGAAGGAATTAATAGAGAAACAACCTGGGCGTTACGTAATGTGGCATATCAAGGACATGGATAAAATTAGTAGGGACTATTCAGAATTGGGCAATGGATCCATTGATTACAAATCAATTCTTCCAGACCCTAAAAAATCGGGATTGGAGTTCTATTATTTGGAACAAGGTGGAAATTTTAAGACAAATCCTATGCAAAGTGCGGCGGATAGTGCCGAATATTTTAAAAAACACCTGCGGCAATATTTATAA
- a CDS encoding alkaline phosphatase D family protein: MKNRIILFLGTFFLLTYAIQAQNSDQVYFTNGFKIGELTDSSAILWTRLCRSQKPVPIKHQQKGAPFRSPIDFDNDMPVNEMDGAVEGTFGQISIEVRSKDTVINTPWEYVSEYKDFTFKHKVSGLKSNSDYTVTIRGRKGSETPVTEIQGRFTTAPKANEVVPVLFTSSTCQYFWSYDDPERGFKIYDNMLKLNPLFHCQTGDYVYYDKAGPMAYNLELARHKWHAINSWPSLNNFYNNTPLYLQKDDHDLLKDDAMPTSSPFGELSFEDGLLIWNEQAPIMDKSYRTFRWGKDLQIWMVEGRDYRSDNKAPDGADKSIWGKEQIEWFKQTVEASDATFKILSSPTPVVGPDRAKGKIDNHSNVSFKTEGDWLRKYLSDQKMLVINGDRHWQYVSVDPETGLMEFSQGPSSDSHAQGWDANDKRPEHKFLRVKGGFLAVKIHREGNTPIIEFIHYDVDGNIVNKETISR, from the coding sequence GTGAAAAACCGTATTATTCTATTTCTAGGGACTTTTTTTCTTCTGACGTATGCTATACAAGCCCAAAATAGTGACCAAGTATACTTTACCAATGGCTTTAAGATAGGAGAATTAACCGATTCCTCTGCCATATTATGGACCAGATTGTGCCGATCCCAAAAACCGGTACCCATAAAACATCAACAGAAAGGGGCTCCCTTTAGAAGCCCTATCGATTTTGACAATGATATGCCGGTAAATGAAATGGACGGGGCCGTGGAGGGTACCTTCGGGCAAATCAGCATTGAGGTCCGTTCTAAAGACACTGTGATAAATACCCCATGGGAATATGTTTCGGAGTATAAAGACTTTACTTTTAAACACAAGGTTTCCGGTCTAAAATCCAATTCGGACTATACTGTAACCATTAGGGGAAGAAAAGGATCTGAAACACCCGTTACCGAAATACAGGGAAGATTTACCACTGCTCCCAAAGCAAATGAAGTGGTACCTGTCCTCTTCACCTCTTCCACCTGTCAATACTTTTGGTCCTATGACGATCCTGAAAGAGGCTTTAAGATATATGATAATATGCTAAAACTAAATCCGCTGTTTCACTGCCAAACGGGAGATTATGTTTATTACGACAAAGCCGGGCCCATGGCCTATAATTTAGAATTGGCCAGACATAAATGGCACGCCATTAATTCCTGGCCTTCTTTGAACAATTTCTACAACAATACTCCCCTTTACTTACAAAAGGACGACCACGATCTGTTAAAGGACGATGCCATGCCCACCTCCTCCCCTTTTGGTGAACTGAGTTTTGAGGATGGCCTGTTAATCTGGAACGAACAGGCCCCTATCATGGACAAATCTTATAGAACCTTTAGGTGGGGAAAAGATCTACAAATATGGATGGTAGAAGGTAGGGATTACAGAAGTGACAATAAAGCTCCTGACGGAGCAGACAAAAGTATTTGGGGGAAGGAGCAGATAGAGTGGTTTAAACAAACGGTGGAAGCCTCGGATGCCACTTTTAAGATACTAAGCTCGCCCACCCCCGTGGTAGGTCCGGATAGGGCCAAAGGAAAAATTGACAATCATTCCAATGTTTCCTTTAAAACAGAGGGCGATTGGTTACGTAAATACCTTTCCGATCAAAAAATGCTCGTAATCAATGGGGATAGGCATTGGCAATACGTTTCCGTTGATCCGGAGACCGGCCTTATGGAATTTAGCCAAGGCCCATCAAGCGACTCCCATGCCCAGGGATGGGATGCAAACGATAAACGTCCCGAGCACAAGTTCCTAAGGGTCAAGGGTGGATTTTTGGCCGTAAAAATACATCGGGAAGGGAATACTCCTATTATTGAGTTTATTCATTATGATGTTGATGGCAATATTGTGAACAAGGAAACCATAAGTAGGTAA
- a CDS encoding LysR family transcriptional regulator gives MVNLEWYRTFKEIYENGTLTKASVALYASQPGVSVHLNALEAYVGKKLFERTSRKMIPTEEGKFLYEYIIDPINVLEIAEQHFKKTTQEKNPSLHIGMCSETFQMIIEPEVPKLEFDLVAKFGNHMDLIKDLNNGILDLVITPKKQTNKTTLVNYTPFSKESIVLVAGKRTDIFKIEDRLKKGDLQTLEQELLQHRWYSASNEMEHFRKFWYKNFNKRPTFKPNYILPSINSIIRCLSNENGLALVPDFLCKDAIASNEIKLVWEGNTPTENTLYFASRTDLKYKKELAILQDIFISKMKPSH, from the coding sequence ATGGTAAATTTGGAATGGTATAGGACCTTTAAAGAGATCTATGAAAACGGAACCTTAACAAAGGCTTCCGTAGCCTTATATGCTTCGCAACCCGGAGTAAGTGTTCATTTAAATGCCCTGGAAGCCTACGTGGGCAAAAAACTTTTTGAACGTACCTCAAGGAAAATGATCCCAACCGAGGAAGGCAAATTTCTCTACGAGTACATTATAGACCCTATTAATGTATTGGAGATAGCGGAACAACATTTTAAAAAAACAACGCAGGAGAAAAATCCTTCATTACATATTGGCATGTGTTCTGAAACCTTTCAAATGATCATAGAGCCAGAAGTACCAAAATTAGAATTCGATCTAGTGGCAAAATTTGGAAACCATATGGACTTGATAAAAGACTTGAACAATGGTATATTGGATTTGGTAATAACTCCAAAAAAACAAACCAACAAAACAACCTTGGTCAACTACACTCCTTTTTCCAAGGAAAGTATTGTATTGGTTGCCGGAAAACGAACAGACATCTTCAAAATAGAAGATCGGCTAAAAAAAGGGGACCTACAGACACTTGAACAAGAGCTTTTGCAACACAGATGGTATAGTGCTTCCAATGAAATGGAACACTTTAGGAAATTTTGGTATAAAAACTTTAACAAACGTCCCACTTTTAAGCCTAATTACATCTTGCCAAGTATAAATTCGATCATCAGATGTTTGAGCAATGAAAATGGATTGGCTCTGGTTCCCGATTTTCTTTGTAAGGATGCCATTGCTTCCAATGAGATTAAATTGGTTTGGGAAGGTAACACCCCTACCGAAAACACTCTCTATTTTGCCTCTAGGACCGACTTAAAATACAAAAAGGAATTGGCCATTCTACAGGACATTTTTATATCTAAAATGAAACCATCACATTAG